Proteins encoded by one window of Synechococcus sp. MVIR-18-1:
- a CDS encoding iron uptake porin — MNLIRKIFIVPATLSIVFSTANPKSKASSVIDLSINDMPENTVHSVASSREQVTSITQFSDVYPTDWAYQALSNLIERYGCVAGYPNGTYRGNRAMTRFEAAALLNACLDRVTEVTDELKRLMKEFEKELAILKGRVDGLEARVGELEATQFSTTTKLSGLATFVVGANNFSGTKSKADAANRDFGATTFNYDLQLSLETSFTGKDLLLTVLRTGNFDGNFAFGGSPNALSTLETAFQENGGSNLGIDKLFYQFSVADSLTFTLGARVGQEDMLAVWPSAYPIDAILDITTLNGAPAAYNKNLGTGAGVSWSADNGFSVSANYVAAQGSSSDPNAGGIGTEFSEASGTIQIAYESESWNIAAIWSGVQSPSELAGSFGTPFAAENYFSGGNSFMNAWGIGGSWQPQDSGWIPSVSAGYGYNSVYAKNAGDVTASQSWNLGLEWADVFLKGNNAGMAVGQPIFATSLKGDLTPADGNYVWEWWYQFQVTDNISVTPALFYLSRPEGQNTDLDDNDNTFSQLGGLVKTTFNF, encoded by the coding sequence ATGAATTTAATTCGGAAAATATTCATTGTGCCTGCAACTTTGAGTATTGTTTTTTCGACAGCTAATCCGAAGAGCAAAGCATCCAGTGTTATTGATCTCAGTATCAATGATATGCCCGAAAACACGGTGCACTCTGTTGCCAGCAGCCGCGAGCAAGTCACCAGCATCACTCAGTTTTCAGACGTTTACCCAACCGATTGGGCTTATCAGGCTCTTAGCAACCTGATCGAGCGCTACGGCTGTGTTGCTGGTTATCCCAACGGCACCTACCGCGGTAACAGGGCGATGACCCGCTTTGAAGCGGCTGCTTTGTTGAACGCCTGTCTCGACCGCGTCACCGAAGTGACCGACGAGCTGAAGCGCCTGATGAAAGAGTTCGAAAAAGAACTTGCCATCCTCAAGGGCCGTGTTGACGGGCTTGAAGCCCGCGTTGGCGAACTGGAAGCCACTCAGTTCTCCACCACCACCAAGCTTTCAGGATTGGCAACGTTTGTTGTTGGTGCCAATAACTTTTCTGGAACCAAATCAAAAGCAGATGCAGCCAATAGAGATTTTGGCGCTACTACGTTCAATTACGACCTTCAATTAAGTCTTGAAACTAGTTTCACGGGAAAGGATTTATTGCTTACTGTCTTAAGAACAGGTAACTTCGATGGTAATTTTGCTTTTGGAGGCAGTCCTAATGCATTGTCAACTTTAGAAACAGCATTTCAAGAAAATGGTGGAAGTAATTTAGGAATTGACAAGCTTTTTTATCAATTTTCTGTTGCCGACTCACTCACCTTCACTCTCGGTGCTCGTGTTGGTCAGGAAGATATGCTTGCCGTATGGCCTAGTGCGTATCCAATCGATGCAATCTTGGATATAACAACATTAAATGGTGCTCCAGCTGCTTACAACAAAAACCTGGGAACAGGAGCTGGTGTTAGTTGGTCAGCTGACAACGGTTTCAGCGTCTCTGCCAACTATGTTGCTGCTCAGGGTTCAAGTTCAGACCCCAATGCTGGTGGTATAGGAACTGAGTTTTCAGAAGCTTCAGGAACTATACAAATTGCTTATGAATCAGAAAGCTGGAACATCGCTGCAATTTGGTCAGGTGTTCAAAGTCCATCTGAATTAGCCGGTAGTTTTGGCACTCCATTTGCTGCAGAAAACTACTTTTCAGGTGGTAACAGCTTTATGAATGCTTGGGGTATTGGCGGCTCCTGGCAACCACAAGACAGTGGTTGGATACCATCTGTCTCAGCAGGTTATGGCTATAACTCTGTTTACGCTAAGAATGCTGGAGATGTCACGGCCAGTCAGTCATGGAATCTTGGTCTGGAATGGGCAGACGTCTTCCTGAAAGGCAACAATGCAGGTATGGCTGTAGGCCAACCTATTTTTGCAACTAGTCTGAAAGGTGATTTAACTCCAGCTGATGGTAATTATGTATGGGAATGGTGGTACCAGTTCCAGGTCACTGACAACATTAGTGTTACACCCGCATTATTCTATTTGAGCCGTCCGGAGGGTCAAAATACTGATCTTGATGATAACGATAATACGTTTAGTCAACTAGGTGGATTGGTAAAAACAACTTTCAACTTTTAA
- a CDS encoding HupE/UreJ family protein, with amino-acid sequence MGDSTQLTGWSGLVSGIGHPLLGPDHLLFLLAIAFIGLKRPSAWIIPMLAIGLGGSLISQFIPLPDVVAPWAEALVSLSLVVEGLIALSIAPAAWLLPLFGLHGFLLGSTIVGAEPTPLITYFLGLLIGQGVLLALVCSLSQTVITHLGEQGRRLGAGIWMGIGIAFAWVALID; translated from the coding sequence ATGGGTGACAGCACCCAGCTCACCGGATGGTCGGGTCTTGTGAGTGGCATTGGCCACCCACTTCTTGGGCCAGACCATTTGCTCTTTTTGCTGGCCATCGCATTCATTGGTCTTAAGCGTCCGAGCGCCTGGATTATTCCAATGCTGGCCATCGGCTTAGGCGGAAGCCTGATTTCTCAGTTCATCCCCTTACCTGATGTAGTTGCGCCCTGGGCTGAAGCCCTCGTGTCGTTAAGCCTTGTGGTTGAGGGCCTGATCGCGCTTTCAATCGCTCCAGCTGCCTGGCTTCTGCCGCTCTTTGGTCTGCATGGCTTTTTGCTTGGCAGCACCATTGTCGGAGCGGAGCCCACTCCTCTCATCACCTACTTCTTAGGTTTGCTAATAGGACAAGGTGTTTTATTAGCCCTTGTCTGCTCTTTATCGCAAACCGTGATCACTCACCTTGGAGAGCAAGGGCGTCGTCTCGGTGCTGGGATCTGGATGGGTATCGGAATTGCCTTTGCCTGGGTCGCACTGATCGACTAA
- a CDS encoding M15 family metallopeptidase, translating to MALALQNVQQDLAKEGLRLKIWDAHRPLAVQQLMWDAIQDLRYVSDPSVNAGRHTRGASVDVTLINQQGSPLRMPTDYDDFSKSAHVDADGVLADRAANAQKLRTAMERRGFRFFATEWWHVDWHNWKFLPVIAPS from the coding sequence GTGGCCTTGGCACTACAAAACGTCCAACAAGATCTTGCCAAGGAAGGACTTAGATTAAAAATTTGGGATGCTCATCGTCCACTTGCTGTTCAGCAGCTGATGTGGGATGCAATCCAAGACCTTCGCTACGTTTCAGATCCCTCAGTCAATGCTGGACGTCATACCCGAGGCGCTTCAGTGGATGTAACACTCATCAATCAGCAGGGGAGTCCGTTGCGAATGCCAACGGATTACGACGATTTTTCGAAGTCCGCCCATGTGGATGCTGATGGCGTTCTCGCTGACCGCGCCGCCAATGCTCAAAAACTACGAACGGCAATGGAGCGCAGAGGATTTCGTTTCTTTGCCACGGAATGGTGGCATGTCGACTGGCACAACTGGAAATTCCTGCCGGTCATCGCACCCTCATGA
- a CDS encoding SDR family oxidoreductase — translation MATFLVTGANRGIGLEFCRQLQARHDQVIAVCRQASPELEAIGVEIQSGIELSSEASISALVQNLQSRSLDGVILNAGILQSMDLETLDSEGIKRQFEVNALAPLLLAQSLVELMPRGAKLALITSRMGSIDDNTSGGSYGYRMSKVALNMAGRSLSIDLKPRGIAIAILHPGLVSTRMINFNPKGISPEKAVIGLLARIDELELEASGTFWHSSGQQLPW, via the coding sequence TTGGCCACCTTTCTTGTTACAGGCGCAAACAGGGGCATCGGTCTTGAATTCTGCCGTCAACTACAGGCTCGTCATGACCAGGTAATTGCTGTATGTCGCCAAGCGTCTCCAGAGCTTGAGGCCATCGGTGTGGAGATTCAGTCCGGCATCGAACTGAGCAGTGAAGCCTCTATCTCCGCGTTAGTTCAGAACTTACAGAGTCGGTCGTTGGATGGCGTCATCCTTAATGCTGGTATTTTGCAATCCATGGATCTCGAGACCCTTGATAGCGAAGGGATCAAACGTCAATTTGAAGTGAATGCCCTAGCCCCGTTGTTGTTGGCGCAATCGCTAGTGGAACTGATGCCCCGAGGCGCAAAGCTGGCCCTGATCACAAGTCGAATGGGTTCGATTGACGACAACACATCGGGTGGCTCTTATGGGTACCGGATGTCCAAAGTGGCGCTGAATATGGCTGGTCGATCACTATCGATCGACCTGAAACCACGCGGAATTGCGATAGCCATCCTCCACCCAGGGCTTGTCAGCACGCGCATGATCAACTTCAATCCAAAAGGAATCAGCCCAGAAAAAGCGGTGATAGGGCTCCTGGCACGAATTGATGAGCTAGAACTCGAGGCCAGCGGGACCTTTTGGCATTCCAGCGGACAACAGCTTCCCTGGTGA
- a CDS encoding NAD-dependent epimerase/dehydratase family protein codes for MSSYSVIGCGYVGSFVAANMKSQGHYVIGTTRTSQRFAELRNVVNEPISLDLADPNCDFSFLEDQQGLLISVAPTQNGDGYQSVFSSGIRNLARALRCRQSIQPLHVTYISSAGVYGDHRGEMVTENSSVDSVNPVNAMLVEAENVLLTIDRPDTKICVMRLGGIYGPGRDMVSMIKQAAGEQIPKNGNDVPAWSGIVDITNGVSFAFNNQLVGTYNLVDDMQLSRRELSNEICDIDGLPPVIWANENSPGARAMNAKVSNEKIKSEGFRLSSPSMLLPTPV; via the coding sequence ATGTCTTCCTACTCCGTTATTGGTTGTGGCTACGTCGGTAGCTTCGTGGCGGCAAACATGAAGAGCCAAGGCCATTACGTCATTGGTACAACCCGCACCTCTCAACGGTTCGCTGAGTTGCGCAACGTTGTCAATGAACCGATCAGCCTTGATCTCGCTGACCCAAACTGCGATTTTTCATTCCTTGAAGACCAGCAGGGTCTGCTGATCAGCGTGGCCCCTACGCAAAACGGTGATGGATATCAATCGGTTTTTTCTAGCGGGATTCGAAACCTTGCCCGCGCTTTGCGTTGTCGTCAGTCCATCCAGCCTCTCCACGTGACCTACATCAGCTCTGCTGGTGTGTATGGAGATCATCGCGGCGAGATGGTAACTGAAAATTCATCTGTTGACTCTGTAAACCCTGTTAATGCGATGTTGGTGGAAGCAGAAAATGTATTGCTCACCATTGATCGGCCTGATACAAAAATCTGCGTGATGCGTTTAGGAGGTATTTATGGCCCCGGTAGGGATATGGTTTCGATGATCAAACAGGCAGCTGGTGAACAGATCCCAAAAAATGGGAATGACGTTCCTGCTTGGAGTGGCATTGTCGATATCACCAACGGTGTGAGTTTCGCTTTTAACAACCAGCTTGTGGGAACTTACAACCTTGTTGACGATATGCAGCTCAGTAGGCGCGAATTGTCAAATGAAATTTGTGATATTGATGGATTGCCTCCTGTGATTTGGGCCAATGAAAATAGCCCAGGAGCTCGGGCGATGAATGCCAAAGTAAGTAATGAAAAAATAAAATCAGAGGGGTTCCGCTTGAGTTCTCCCTCCATGCTCCTTCCTACCCCTGTTTAG